The following are encoded together in the Glycine soja cultivar W05 chromosome 5, ASM419377v2, whole genome shotgun sequence genome:
- the LOC114411952 gene encoding transcription factor bHLH162-like, whose amino-acid sequence MKKPNTSTSGSPKLDRKTIERNRRIHMKSLCFKLVSTIPSNDLKPTKDMLSQQDQLDLATTYIKRLKERIEKLKGEKEKIMNMMMSSNQNNNSIFNIGSQLPLLEIKDLGSGIEVMLISGLNKNFMLYEVISVLEEEGAEVVTANFSTVADKIFYTVHAQVKISRVGVEPTRVYQRLQELIAPLEIWEYIP is encoded by the exons atgaaaaaaccAAACACTAGTACTAGTGGTTCACCAAAACTTGATCGCAAAACTATCGAAAGGAACCGCAGGATTCACATGAAATCTCTCTGCTTCAAGCTTGTTTCCACTATTCCTTCCAATGACCTCAAACCCACCAAG GACATGCTTTCCCAGCAGGATCAGCTTGATCTAGCAACCACGTACATAAAGCGTCTGAAGGAAAGAATAGAGAAACTGAAGGGGGAGAAGGAGAAAATCATGAACATGATGATGAGCTCAAACCAAAACAACAATAGCATTTTCAATATTGGCTCACAGTTGCCTCTACTTGAGATAAAGGACTTGGGTTCGGGCATTGAAGTGATGTTGATAAGTGGGTTAAATAAGAACTTCATGCTCTATGAAGTAATTAGTGTCCTCGAGGAAGAGGGTGCTGAAGTTGTCACTGCCAACTTCTCTACAGTTGCTGATAAGATTTTTTACACGGTTCATGCTCAG GTTAAAATATCAAGAGTTGGTGTTGAGCCAACGAGGGTATATCAAAGGCTTCAGGAGTTGATTGCACCACTAGAAATCTGGGAGTACATACCATGA